A segment of the Myxococcota bacterium genome:
GGAGTCACTCGAGGACGCGCGGCGCCTGGGTGCGCGGCCCAGCGAGGCGCGCATCGCGGCCCGCTTCGCGCACTGTCTCGAGCCCCGCGAGCCACGCCGCGCCCGGGCGCTTTTGATCGAGGCCGAACGCACCGCCCGCGAGCTCGGGCTCGCCGGGATCCAAAGCTACTCGAACGAGAGCGCGCGCAGGTAGCTCGGCCCGCCCAGGCGCGCGGCCTCGAGCGCGATCTTCTCCGTGCGCGCGCGCACGTAGTCCGACGGCCGGTCGGCGTGCAGCTTGCGCGGCGCCGGCAGCACCGCCGCCAGGCGCGCGGCCTGCTCGCGGTCGAGGCGCGACGGAGACTCGTCGAAGAAGCGCTCGGCGGCGGCACCCACGCCGAACACGCCCTTCCCGAACTCGGCCGTGTTGAGATACACCTCGAGGATGCGGCGTTTGGGCCAGAGTGTCTCGAGCAGCACCGTGAAGTACGCCTCGACGCCCTTGCGCACCCAGCTGCGGCCCGGCCACAGGAACAGGTTCTTCGCGACCTGCTGACTGATCGTGCTCGCGCCCCGCGACGGCCCGCCGTCGGCCTGGTCCTCGATCGCGTCGGCGATCGCGTCGAAGTCGAAGCCGGCGTGGATCGGGAACTTCTGATCCTCGGCCGCGACCACCGCGATCGGCAGCTGGGGCGAGATCTCGCGGTAGGGCACCCAGCGGTAGTCGGTCGAGTACTCGTGGTCGCCCGTGAACAGCGCTTGCAGCCGCGCCTCGACCATGAAGGCCGTGGTGACCGGACGCACCCAGCGCATGACCAGCACCGACGCGACCGACCCGACAAAGAACAGTGTCAGCACGCGCGCCGCCATGCGCGCGGCCGGATGCGAGAGCAGCACGCGATTGCGCGTGCCGCGCGCGCGCACGCGGCGGTTTCCACGCCTGCGCCGGCCGGTCGTCGCCGCGCTCCTCACGCGGCGGTGTGTACGGAATCCGCGACGGGGGCGCTATCTGCCCGTGAAGCGCACCTTTTCCTTCTTCAGGAAGCCTTCGACGCCGGCGCGGAAATCCTCGCTGCGGCCGGTGTACATCATGGCCTCGGCCTCGAGATCGAGCACGTCGCGCAGGTGACCGTGCTCGGCCAGGTTGAGGTGGCGCTTCATGTAGCGGTACGAGAGCGGCGGGCCGCCGGCGATGCGCCGCGCCAGCTCGTCGACCTCGGCGCGGAACG
Coding sequences within it:
- the mtgA gene encoding monofunctional biosynthetic peptidoglycan transglycosylase — translated: MRSAATTGRRRRGNRRVRARGTRNRVLLSHPAARMAARVLTLFFVGSVASVLVMRWVRPVTTAFMVEARLQALFTGDHEYSTDYRWVPYREISPQLPIAVVAAEDQKFPIHAGFDFDAIADAIEDQADGGPSRGASTISQQVAKNLFLWPGRSWVRKGVEAYFTVLLETLWPKRRILEVYLNTAEFGKGVFGVGAAAERFFDESPSRLDREQAARLAAVLPAPRKLHADRPSDYVRARTEKIALEAARLGGPSYLRALSFE